TTGAACGTCATCGGGCGCGAGTCGCAGCGGCTCGAACGGCTGGTGAGCGAGATGCTTTCGGTCTCCGAGATCGAGGCCGGCGCGATCGAGCTTAAGCGTGACGATGTCCGGCTGGACGCGATGTTCCAGCAGGCCGAGTCGGACTACAGCGCGATGGCGGAAGAGAAAGAGATCGAGTTGACTTTCGATCTACCGCCCAAGCTGCCGGTTGTGCGAGGCGACCGCGACAAGCTCGCGGTGGTGATCCAGAACCTCCTGGGCAACGCGGTGAAGTACACACCCGAAGGCGGGGAGGTGCGCGTCAATGTAGAAGTCTCGGCGACACAGTTGACGCTCGAAGTCACCGACACCGGAATCGGTATCAGCGAAGAAGACCAGCAGCGCGTGTTCGAAAAATTCACGCGTGCTAACGACCCACGCATCGGCGAGATCACCGGGTCCGGGCTCGGCCTGGCGCTCGCGCGGGAGATCGTCCGGATGCACGGTGGCGAGATCACGGTCGAGTCGGTCATCAACGAGGGCAGCACGTTCAAGGCCGTGCTGCCGATCAAAGCGGATGGAGTCTAGCGATGCCTGCGCTGACGGAAATCAAACACGGCGCCGTTCAGGTGCTCCGCCCCGAAGGGCCTTTGGTCCTCGAGGATGCCGATACGCTGCGTAGCCGAGCGCTCGCCGCGGCGGGCCCGGCGCTTGGCCGGCTCGCGATCGATATGGTCGAGGCGAAGTATGTCGACAGCAACGGGCTGGAAGCCCTGCTCGATATTGCGGACCGTCTTGCCACCTGCGGGCAAACACTACGCCTGGTGAACATCACGCCGACGGTGCGCGAGGTGCTGGCGATCACCGGGCTCGCTCAGAAGTTCGAGTACTTCGAGGACACCAACAGCGCTGTGAGGAGTTTCCTTTGAAGCTTCGGGCTCCGCAAAAACGGCTGGGTGAACTGTTGATCGACGCCGGGCTGCTCACCGACGAGCAGCTCGCGCAGGCGCTGACGATGCAGAAGCGCGCGGGCGCGATGCTCGGCTCGGTCCTCATCGACGAGGGCATGGTCACGGGCTCCGCCCTGGTGAATGTGCTCGCCGAGCAGCTGGGTATCCGCGGCGTTACGCTGCGCCCGGGCCTGATCGACACGACGCTGCTCAAGGAGATCGGGCAGGAAGAGGCGATGCGCCTCAAGGCCGTGCCGATGTTCCGGGTCCGCGAGACGATGACGGTCGCGATGGCGCAGCCGCAGTCGCTGCCGACGATCGACCGGCTGCGTCAGCTGACGGGCTGCAAGGTCCACCCGGTCCTCGCGCTGCCGCAGAACATCGAGAACTTCATTGAGCGCAACGCCGGCGAAAACCTCGACGTCGATGACTTCCTCGCGAAGCTGAACCAGTCCAACGAAGTCGAAGTCATCGAGCGCGAGGACAGCAACGACGAAGCGGCGGCGAACCTCGACCGTCTGATCGAGGGCAGCCCGATCGTCAACCTCGTCAATATCGCGCTGCTGCAGGCGGTCAAGGACGGCGCGAGCGATATCCACATCGAGCCCGAGCGCAAGGGCACACGCATCCGCTACCGGATCGACGGGTCGATGCGCGAGCTGATGAAGCCCCCGCCCGGGATGCACGCGGCGATCGTGTCGCGTGTCAAGGTGGTCGGGAAGATGGACATCTCCGAGAAGCGGCTGCCCCAGGAAGGCCGGGTGCGCATCGTCGCGGAGGGGCGCGATGTCGACCTGCGTGTGTCGTCGATCCCGACGCTGCTGGGCGAGAAGCTTGTGATCCGCCTGCTGGATAAATCAAACTTGAATGTCCGGATGGAGCAGCTCGGCTTCCGCGCCGAAGCGCTGGGCACGTTCAAGCACATGCTGGCCCAGCCCAACGGCCTCGTCCTCGTCACTGGCCCAACGGGCAGCGGCAAGACGACGACGCTCTACTCCGCGCTCGACCTGCTACGCAGCCCAGAGATCAACCTCGTCACCGTCGAAGACCCGGTCGAGTATCAGATGGACCTGATCAACCAGATCCATGTCAACGACTCGGTAGGGATGACGTTCGCACGGGCGCTGCGCTCGATCCTCCGCCAGGACCCCGACATCATCATGGTCGGCGAGATCAGAGACGAAGAGACCGCGCGCGTCGCGGTGCAGGCCGCGCTCACGGGCCACCTCGTGCTCGCCACGCTGCACACCAACGACGCGCCGGGCGCTGTGTCGCGATTGCTCGACATGGGCATTGAGCCGTACCTGCTGTCGGGTGCGCTGGTGGGTGTGGTCGCACAGCGGTTGGCTCGCAAGGTGTGTACCGATTGTCAGACGAAGTACTACCCCGACCAAGAGATCTTGGAAGAGGCGGGCCTGACGGATAAGACCGGCCGCGCGTTCCGCAAGGGCGCGGGGTGCCGTACATGCCACGACACAGGTTTCCGCGGCCGGGTGGGTGTGTATGAGGTGATGGAAGTGACGTCGCCGATCCGTCGGCTGATCCACAAGGCCGCGGCTTCGCACGAGCTGCGAGACAAGGCCCGCGCGGGCGGCGCAACGACATTGCATGAAGAAGGCATCGCGCTCGCGCTATCGGGCGCGACCTCGCTCGAAGAGATCATCCGGGTGACGCGCTGCGAAGACGTCGCTGAAGAAGAAGTCGTGGAGACAGCCCCCAAAGCTGTAAGCACAGCGGATAACCCGCAGAGGGATGCGGCATGAAGTTGGCGTACCAAGCGGTCAATCAGTCCGGTACCCCGGTAAGCGCGGTTCTCGAAGCGGGGAGCATCGAGGAGGCGTCGGACGCACTGCGCGCTAAAGGCTTGTTCGTGACCGAGATCCTGCCCGAGAGCGAGGCGGGGCCCGCGGCGAAGTCGGCTTCGGGTAGTCCCGGCTGGTCGGGGAGTAAGACCAAGAAGCTTCGTCACGTGGCGATGTTCTCGCGTCAGCTTCAGGTGCTTGTCGCGACGGGTACGCCGCTTGCCGACGCGATCGCCGCGCTGCAGCGGCAGACGCGCGACGCAGTGTTTTCTCAGGTGATCGCCGACATCCAGGCACGGGTCGAAGAAGGCGCGGCCCTCAGCGATGCGCTCATGCTTCACCCCGAATACTTCGACCAGGTCTACCGAAATGTCGTACTTGCAGGCGAGTCCTCAGGATCGCTGGACACGATGCTCGACCGCCTGGCATCTCTGAGTCGTAAACAGGCGCAGCTCCGCACGCAACTGGTCGGCGCGATGGTGTACCCCGCGGTTTTGATCTTCATCTCGATCGCGGTGACGGTCATCATGCTAACCCTCGTGATGCCACGGTTCACCGGCCTGTTCGAGACGCTCGACACCCCGCTGCCCGCGACCACCAAGGGGTTGATGTGGGTTTCGGGGCTACTGCGCGCGTATTGGTGGGCGGGGCTGATCGCTCTGGCGGCCGGCATCTTCGGCACGATGGCGTGGTCGAAAACACCTGCGGGCAAAGCGAAAATCGACTTAGCGATGGTCCGCCTGCCCAAAGTCTCCCAGCTAACCCGCTCGTTCGCGACCGCGAAGATTGCGCGGCTGATGGGCGTGCTGGTCGAGTGCAACGTGTCACTGCTCGAGGCGATCGAGCTCTCGCGCTACGCCACGGGGAACACCGTCTATACCAAGCTGATGGAAGATGCGCAGGAAACCGTGGTGCGCGGCGAGCTTGCAAGCTCAGCGTTCAGCGACGATACCCTCATCGACCCGGCCTTCTACGAAGCGGTAAGAAACGGCGAGCAGAGCGGTAAGCTCGGCCCGCTGCTGCTGACGATCGCCGACTTCCTGGATGAAGACAACGAGGTTCGGCTGCGCTCGGCCACGGGGCTGATCGAGCCGTTGATACTCGTCGTGCTTGGCGTGGTGGTCGGCGGGATCGCGATCAGCATGTTCCTGCCGCTCTTCGACCTGACTTCTAGCGCGGGGGGCGGCTAATGGGATTGTTCTACGCAAAGCCCGGCGTGATCGGGCTGGATATCGGCAGCCAATGTGTCAAGGCGGCGCAGCTGATCCGCCACAGCAAGGGCTGGTCGGCGAACGCGCTCGCGGCGTTCAAACGGCGCGAGCCTGGGGCGGCGCTATCGACCGGTGAGGCGCTGGGGATCGCGGATGTCCTGCGTCGCCGGGGCTTCGTCGGGGACCGTGTGGCGCTGTGCGCTCCCGAAGACACGGTGGTGCGTGCAGTGCTGGATCTGCCGCCTGAGAACGCGCAGGTCCCGCGGGAGCGGATCGTCCGGGTGGAGATCGCCCGGACGCACCGGCTTTCCCCGGATGGTTTTTCGTGCTGCTGGTCGCAGCTGCCCGCATCGGCGCATAACGCGACCCCGGGGCAGGCGTTGTGCTGGGCGCTGCCCTATGAAAAGATTTCGCCGACACTATCGGCGCTGGACCGGGCCGGCCTACAGGCGTCGGGGGTCGAGCCGAACTCGGCCGCCCTCGCGCGTAGCTGCGGGGCGATGCTGTCGGACCCGTCCCGTATCTCGGCGATCGCGGACCTGGGTGCTTCTGCGGCTCGGCTTGTGCTGCTTCACCAGGGCCGTGTGGTCCACGAACGCACGCTTGCGGAGTGGAGCGGTGACAAGATCGCCAGCGTGCTCAGCGAGAAGTGGTCCGTCCCGGAGCCCTTAGCGAGCCGCGCGATGGAGCGGTTCGGGGTGGATACCGGAGGCGCGACTGGGCTGCTCGCTTCGGAGACAGCCGGAACGATTACGGGCCTGCTCGAAGAGATGGTCGAACAGGTCACGCTTTCGTTTTCGTTTGTCAGCCACCAGTACCCCGAGGCCGAATTGGGGCCGCTGCTCTTGACAGGCGGGGTCGCGGGGATGCCTGGCTTGGCGGGTTTGCTAGCGGAAGGGTTGGAGCTGCAGGTCGTCCCGATGTCGCCTGCGGTGCTGCTCGCGCAGTGCCCGGAGGGTCGGGCCGCGACGTCGAGTGCGATGGTGTCGGCGGTGGGTCTTGCGATGCAGGAGGTGGGGCGTCATGGATAAGATGAGTTTGCTGCCCAATCCGTATGGGGCCCGCGCCCTGGTCCGCCGCGCTAAGCGTGTGTGGCTTTTTGCTGCGGCGGGTTCAGCGGTTGTGTCGGCGGGTGCGGTCGCCTGGGCCACGACACAGTCCGGGCCGGCCGACGCCGGGCGATATGCCGAGCAGGTTGCGGTGGCCGAGCGGCGTATTGAAGATTCAAAACAAGAAGCGCTTGCGCTGGGGACACGGCTGGCGCAGAACCGGCACGCGCTATCTGCGATCGATGCGGTGGCCGAGCAGCCCGATTGGCAGGCGCTGCTTGAGCGGGTCAGTCTTGAGCTTGGGGACCAGTCGCTGCTGACCAGCTGCCGGTTTGGCCCGATCACGGACCCATCGCTTCGCCAGGCGGCGGGGCTCGAAGGGGACGCGCTGGACGCGGGCTGGCTGATGTTGGGCGGGATTGTCGCGTCGTATCCGGAGGTGCCGGCGCTGCTGCTTCGGCTCGAGGCGATGGGGCTGTTCAAGCAGGTGTTGCTGGTCGAGACGCGGGGCGAGCCGTATGGCGGCGAGCGGCGGATCGGGTTCCGGATTGCCTGTCGAGCGCAGTAGGAGAGAGCGATGGATTCTAGTTTTGAGACAACACAGCCGACCTGGCCGGTCCACGCGATCGGGGCATCGGTCTGCGCGGTAGTGCTGGGTGCGGGGTACATGTTGGGTGTTGTGCCGCTGCTGTCTGCGGGCGACTCGCCGACCGACCTTTCGGCGGCGGTGCGCGAGGCGGAGCAGCAGGCGGCGTTGCAGGACGCCGTCACACAGCGTCTGTCGGACGAGCTGGGCAATTCCGAGGTGGAGCTTGCGTCGCGTCCGATGCAGCTGGTCCAGTCGACGCATGCAAACCGCCGGGTGGCGGAGCTGTCGGCGATGGCGCACGAGTACGGCCTGACGCTGGCTTCGACCCAGCCCGGTGGCGAGACGATGATGTCGTACTACGCGTTCGTGCCGGTCGTGATCGGCGGGGAAGGGAAGCTGGGAGATTTTGTCCGGTTCCTGGGTGCGCTGCACAGCCGGTTCCCGGATATGGGTGTGCAGGGGTTCGAGATCGTGCGCGACCCGCTGGGTGGCGGCCGATTTACGTTGGGTTTGAACTGGTTTGTCGAGCCCGCGCGGACGGCCGAGGTTTCTTAGTCGGGAGGGATTTGCGATGAGCAAGATGACCAAGCAGCGTAAGTTGTTGATCGGTGTGCTGGTGCTGGGGGTCGGCGCGGTCGTGATCGACCGGGCCGTCCTGGGCGGCCCCGAGGAGGCGAACGCATCGGACGCCGCGCTGACGGATGGTGACACCACCGCGCCCGGGGCGGCGGCGATCGAGCCGGTCGCTGCGACGGATGTCCCCGCAGAGCAGGCCGCTCCGGCCGGGCGTGGGCCGATCGACCTGAGCGATTTCGCGCGACGGCTGGAGGGCATGCCCCGGGTCACCGACGGCACGCTTGGCCGGGAGGACGTGTTCGTTGCACCCGTCGGTTGGCAGCCGCAGTTGATCGAAGAGGCGGCCGAGGAAACCGAGCCCGTGGTGGCCGACGGTTCGCTGGGCCGAGCATTCCAAGGGGACCACACGCACGACGGTGTGATAAAGATTGGCGAGACTTTGTACGCCTTGGTCGATGGCGCGAAGGTCACGGAAAACCAGATACTCGACGGATTCATCCTGATCCGGTTTAACACCCGGCAATCCCTTTGGGAATCGACCTTGACCGGCGAGTTTGTGCTGCTGCCGGAAAAGGTCTCCCCATAGTTCGGAAAAACTAGCGCCCATGATTAAGCCGGCCCACCGCCGCACCGATGTTAAGAGTAAGGCCGGCCACGTGTTTTCCGGCAAAAGAACGTCATTTTCCCTCGGAGGTTTCCCATGCACGCCTTGTCCCCCCGCCGCAGTGCCGGCTTCAGCCTGATCGAGCTCGTGATCGTCGTCGTGATTATCGGCATCATCGGTGCGATCGCGATCCCACGCCTGAGCCGCGGTGCCGCCGGTGCCAACGACTCGGCCTTGGTCGGCGACCTCGCCGTCCTCCGCAACGCGATCGACCTCTACGCCACCGAACACGGCGGCACCTACCCGACCCTGGGCGCGATCCAAACCCAGCTCACCCAGTACACCAACGCCGCGGGCGCGACCTCGACGACGAAGACCGCGACCCACATCTACGGCCCGTACATCCGTAAGATCCCTGCCGTCACCGTCGGGCCCCGCGCCGGGGCGTCCGGCTTCGGCACGGCGGACGGCGTCGGCATCGGCTGGTTCTACACCGCCGCCAGCGGCGAGATCACCTGTAACGCGTCGACCGAAACCGACTCGGCAGGCAAGCTCTACCTCGACTACTAAACCGCACCACACCCGGCCCCGGCCGCGACACGACCCAGGCCGCCGTCTAGTTCTCTGAGCTGCGGCGGCCTTTCCCATGAACCGCCATGCCCACGCCGCGACCCACAACCCGACGCCGGACCGCCGGATTCAGCCTGATCGAGTTGGTGATCGTCGTGGTCATCATCGGCATCATCGGGGCGATCGCGATCCCCCGGCTCAGCCGAGGCGCGGACGGGGCGAACCACTCCAAGCTCAAGCAGGACCTGGCGGTGATGAACAAGGCGCTCGACCTGTACGCGGCCGAGCACGGCGGGCGGTTCCCCGACGCCGCGAAGATCGCGAACCAGTTCACGCAGTACACGGACCTCGCCGGCAACACCTCGGCGACGCGCGACGCGGCCCACTCCCTGGGCCCGTACCTGCGCAAGGTCCCGCCCGCGCCCGGCGGGCCCAACGCCGGGGAGACGGGGATCGCCGCGAGCCACGGCGCGGGGGTCGGCTGGATCTACAACGCGACGGACGGGCGGATCTACCTGAACCGCGGTGTGGTCGTGAATGAAGAGGAAGAGGACACCGCGCTGGGCCGGTTGCTTGACGCGATCGGGCTGTAGATGCGACACGGCGTAGCATAGAGATGGAACACACACAGTACATGCTGGCTGCACGGCGGGCGAAGCGATACGCAGCGCGGCGCGGCTTCAGCTTGATCGAGCTGGCGCTGGTCGTCGCGCTGATCGCGGTCCTCGGCGCGATCGCCGCCCCGCGGTTTGCCAGCGCCTCGGCCCGGCAGCGCGCCGACGCCGCGGCGAATCGGCTCGAGGCCGACCTCAAGCTCGCCCAGACCACCGCCCGCGCGACCAGCGCCGACTACACCATCCGCTTCATGACCAAGGCCAGCTACGAGTGCATCGCCGCCGACGGCACGCTCGAGCGTACGGTGAGTCTCCGTAACGAACCCTACGGCGTGACACTCAACTACGTCCTCGACCAGACCGGCAACGACCTCGTGTTCAACGGCTACGGCCTGCCCGACGGCGGCGGGACCATCACCATCACAGGTGGCGACAAGACCATCGTCCTCGAAGTCAATCCCATCACCGGCGAGGTGAGCCGACCATGAAGCACACGCGAGACAGTCCATCAACACGCAGCGCCGCCGCGTTCTCCCTGCTCGAAATGGTCCTGAGCTTGACCGTCCTGTCCATCGTGTTCACGGCCGTGGGCTCGGTCTTCGTCCTGGCGGCGAAAGTGATCCCCGAGCCCGGCTCCGCCCTCGCGTCGGGGGTCGAGCAGTCCAGGGCCCTGACGCAGGTGGTCGAAGACCTGCAGGCCGCACGCTACGTCACCGAGTCCACCACGAACAGCGTGACGATCGTCGTCGACGACCGCACGGGCGACGGGCTCCCCGACCGGCTGCGCTACGCGTGGGCGGGCTCGGCCGGCGACCCGCTGACCCTGAGCATCAACGGCTCGACCCCCGCGACGGTGGCCGAGGACGTCCGTGCGTTTGCGCTGGGCTATACGACCGAGGACCGTGTCGATACGGTTGCCGGCGGCGATGCTGCGGGGGCGGGGAGCGAGACGCTGCTCTTTGGCTACAGCACGGCGGTATCGGCTGACGCCCGAGACCTCGATTCCAATCAAAGCGGGATCGGGCAGTATGTGTTGCCAAGTTTGCCCGCCGGCGTGTCGAGCTATACCGTCACCCGGATCCGGGTCCGCGCTAAGAGATCAGGCGGCACGAGCGGTGTTTCGTACGCTCGGCTATACGACACCAGCGGGGGGCTCCCCACAGGCAGCGTGTTGGCGGAAGAGACGCTTTATGAATCGACCCTGAGCTCGGGCATCGAGTGGGTCGATATCACTTTCAGCAATCCCCCGACCCGATTGGCGGGTGAAGCCATTGCGGTTGCGATGGAATGGGGGAGTGACCGCGATAGTGCGGTGATCGAGTTCGACATCGCGGGCACGAGCGGCGGGCTGTTGACCCGGAACAAGGAGACCGACCCGTGGGTGAACACCGGCGGGAAGAACCTGCTGCTCGAGGTCTACGGCACCTGCGCCTGTGTGACCCCGGACATGAGCATGACGCGCCAGGTCCGCACCTGCGCACACATCACCCTCCAGGTCGGCGACTCGACCGCTCAGAATGTCTCGACCCGGATGTACCGCGAGCCCGGCGTGCACACCGCCGCGTGGGACACGGAGTTCGACGCCTCGCCCGTCGGCATCGACATGGACGGCAACGGCAACGACTGGGCGATCGATATCGGCGGCGCGGCGGGCTCGTTCGCTAACGGCGTGTGGACCGCGGATGGACGCATCAACATCGAGCCGGCCCACGCCTTCCTCGACCCGGTGGTGGTGGACGTCGTGCTGGGCAGTACGACGAACGGGCAGGACGGCGCCAAGTTCGGGATCAACGCGGACCGCGACGGCGGGCTGGTCGCGCGCCTCGTCCTCCAGGCGGGGCTCGACGCGACGGGCTCCCACTACGTCCGGCTCAGAAACAACCCCAACACGATGGTGCGGCTGGAGGCGACCGACCTGGGCCCGAACCTGCC
The sequence above is a segment of the Phycisphaeraceae bacterium D3-23 genome. Coding sequences within it:
- a CDS encoding STAS domain-containing protein, with translation MPALTEIKHGAVQVLRPEGPLVLEDADTLRSRALAAAGPALGRLAIDMVEAKYVDSNGLEALLDIADRLATCGQTLRLVNITPTVREVLAITGLAQKFEYFEDTNSAVRSFL
- a CDS encoding ATPase, T2SS/T4P/T4SS family, producing the protein MKLRAPQKRLGELLIDAGLLTDEQLAQALTMQKRAGAMLGSVLIDEGMVTGSALVNVLAEQLGIRGVTLRPGLIDTTLLKEIGQEEAMRLKAVPMFRVRETMTVAMAQPQSLPTIDRLRQLTGCKVHPVLALPQNIENFIERNAGENLDVDDFLAKLNQSNEVEVIEREDSNDEAAANLDRLIEGSPIVNLVNIALLQAVKDGASDIHIEPERKGTRIRYRIDGSMRELMKPPPGMHAAIVSRVKVVGKMDISEKRLPQEGRVRIVAEGRDVDLRVSSIPTLLGEKLVIRLLDKSNLNVRMEQLGFRAEALGTFKHMLAQPNGLVLVTGPTGSGKTTTLYSALDLLRSPEINLVTVEDPVEYQMDLINQIHVNDSVGMTFARALRSILRQDPDIIMVGEIRDEETARVAVQAALTGHLVLATLHTNDAPGAVSRLLDMGIEPYLLSGALVGVVAQRLARKVCTDCQTKYYPDQEILEEAGLTDKTGRAFRKGAGCRTCHDTGFRGRVGVYEVMEVTSPIRRLIHKAAASHELRDKARAGGATTLHEEGIALALSGATSLEEIIRVTRCEDVAEEEVVETAPKAVSTADNPQRDAA
- a CDS encoding type II secretion system F family protein — its product is MKLAYQAVNQSGTPVSAVLEAGSIEEASDALRAKGLFVTEILPESEAGPAAKSASGSPGWSGSKTKKLRHVAMFSRQLQVLVATGTPLADAIAALQRQTRDAVFSQVIADIQARVEEGAALSDALMLHPEYFDQVYRNVVLAGESSGSLDTMLDRLASLSRKQAQLRTQLVGAMVYPAVLIFISIAVTVIMLTLVMPRFTGLFETLDTPLPATTKGLMWVSGLLRAYWWAGLIALAAGIFGTMAWSKTPAGKAKIDLAMVRLPKVSQLTRSFATAKIARLMGVLVECNVSLLEAIELSRYATGNTVYTKLMEDAQETVVRGELASSAFSDDTLIDPAFYEAVRNGEQSGKLGPLLLTIADFLDEDNEVRLRSATGLIEPLILVVLGVVVGGIAISMFLPLFDLTSSAGGG
- the pilM gene encoding pilus assembly protein PilM; translation: MGLFYAKPGVIGLDIGSQCVKAAQLIRHSKGWSANALAAFKRREPGAALSTGEALGIADVLRRRGFVGDRVALCAPEDTVVRAVLDLPPENAQVPRERIVRVEIARTHRLSPDGFSCCWSQLPASAHNATPGQALCWALPYEKISPTLSALDRAGLQASGVEPNSAALARSCGAMLSDPSRISAIADLGASAARLVLLHQGRVVHERTLAEWSGDKIASVLSEKWSVPEPLASRAMERFGVDTGGATGLLASETAGTITGLLEEMVEQVTLSFSFVSHQYPEAELGPLLLTGGVAGMPGLAGLLAEGLELQVVPMSPAVLLAQCPEGRAATSSAMVSAVGLAMQEVGRHG
- a CDS encoding prepilin-type N-terminal cleavage/methylation domain-containing protein — protein: MPTPRPTTRRRTAGFSLIELVIVVVIIGIIGAIAIPRLSRGADGANHSKLKQDLAVMNKALDLYAAEHGGRFPDAAKIANQFTQYTDLAGNTSATRDAAHSLGPYLRKVPPAPGGPNAGETGIAASHGAGVGWIYNATDGRIYLNRGVVVNEEEEDTALGRLLDAIGL
- a CDS encoding prepilin-type N-terminal cleavage/methylation domain-containing protein; its protein translation is MEHTQYMLAARRAKRYAARRGFSLIELALVVALIAVLGAIAAPRFASASARQRADAAANRLEADLKLAQTTARATSADYTIRFMTKASYECIAADGTLERTVSLRNEPYGVTLNYVLDQTGNDLVFNGYGLPDGGGTITITGGDKTIVLEVNPITGEVSRP